AGCAACTGACTCTTAATCAGTGGGCCTAGGGTTCGAGTCCCTAAGGGCGCACCAATATGGCCCGTTGGTCAAGCGGTTAAGACACTGGCCTCTCACGCCGGAAACACGAGTTCGATTCTCGTACGGGTCACCAAACCCGTTTCTCTTTTAATTGGGATTTTATATGTGGGCCTTTAGCTCAGTTGGTTAGAGCAACCGGCTCATAACCGGTAGGTCCCGGGTTCGAGTCCCCGAAGGCCCACCATTTCAATTTTATACTTTATAGGGGTGTAGCTCAGTTGGTAGAGCAGCGGTCTCCAAAACCGCGTGCCAAAGGTTCGAGTCCTTTTACCCCTGCCAATGCTGCTATGGCTCAGGAGGCAGAGCACGTCCTTGGTAAGGACGAGGTCACCAGTTCGAATCTGGTTAGCAGCTCCAAAAAGCACGGTATTTATCCCGTGCTTTTTTTGTTGCCTATAAAAGTTTAACAAAATCCCTGGCAGAATCAGGAATAAATAAAAAATTCTTAAAAAAATAAGAAATTCTAACAGATGAAAAATACATTTTGTTTGAGAATGAAATGAAAGATTTCACAAAAGTAATTCAGGAATTTTTTTATACGATTTTCTTGCTACATAAGAGTAGGGAAAGAAAATCCGGACTGGTTTATCAGTAGTGGGGCAAGCGATGCAATAGTAGTCCTTCAATATTTTTTCCAAGAGTCGGTAAGTACTGACTCCTTTTGGATCTAAGGAAACCACTAATAAATTCATGGTTTTGATTGTATTGTTTATTGATAGAATAAAACTTAGGTGGAAAAAGTTGTCGTAATAGGGTTTTCTGTAGAACAGCATAAAGCGTTTTGAAGATGAAAGGCTAGATATCTAACTCACTTTTTAGAGCAATTGGATAGCAGTTTATAGTGCACATATAACAAAGAGAATTGTTAATTTTGGTTTGAAAAAAGTTATGGAATGCTCCTTAGAATTTATGATAAATGATAATTTACATAGAAAATAACTATAGGTTCGTTACATATTTTATTAAAAATCGTTTTTAAAATTTAAAATATATGGTAATATAGTATATAGAAAATGGATTATTTCTCTATAACTTATAAATATAGTGTAAAAAATTATATTTTACTGTTTGGCATCATTATTAAAATCATATCGTAGGTATCTAAATTGGTATTTGAGATTAAACTTACTGATTGTGATAAATTAAAAGAACAACAGAAGCAAAAATAAGAATGATTACAGATTTAAGATAAAATCAGTATAGATATTGGATAATGATAATTTCTATAAACCAATAAAATGATATAAGTGGATGGTGGGTTTTGATATCACAGCTCGAATGTATGTTTATATGAGATTTTAAAAACAATGATTTGTTTTTAATCTGGTAAAGGAGTGGAAGGCCTATGGAAAAGAGGTTTGCCGTTTTTATTAGTGTACTCCTATCCGCTATTATCATTATAACAAGTGACATAATTGTTGATTACCGTTATAGGAATTCCTTTAATGAATGGATCCAATATCAAGTACCGCAAACTGCAAAAGCATATAAAAAGATACAACAAGATTTTCACTATACAATGGATAACGATGCTATCATTCCAAAAAAGTTTGATTTTACTTATGAAAAGAATTCTATCTTTCATGAGGATGAGAATAAAGATGCTTATTTTATGCTAAATAATTATCAAGAGAAACATGTGTCGGTTATATTTCAGTGTAATTATGCTATGGGGTCTCATATATCCCGTTCTTTTTATATTAACTTATTAGAAATAGAATCGGATCATGCTGCTTTAATTGACATCATCTCAGCCAGTTGTAATAAGGTAGTTGACTCATCTTTAACACTAGAAGAAGCAAATGGATTGGCGGTACAAATTTTATTACAGCAATCTCTTCCTTATCATACACCGCTCCATTACTTTAAAAACTATTCTTTTTCCTTATTTGTGGATGAAGAAGCACCACTTTCATATGGAGAAAAAATATTGCAGTTGGCAGTAAGATATCCATATACGGCTTCCATATTGTATGATGAAATAGCAGACTATAAATAGGAAATAAAAAAACTGAGGGTAACTAAACCCTCAGTTTTTTGTTTTATTTTTAGAGAGAAGTGAAACAAGGAAAAACGATTATTTCTTTTTACGGGAGATTGCCAATGCGACACCTGCTGCTGCCAATACTGCGATTCCTGCGATTGGAGCAAAGTCCCCTGTTTTTGCTGCTGTTGCTTTTGTGGTTGTAGATTCTTGGCCTGTTTGTGTACCTTGTTCTACTGGATGATCTGGATCGGTGTTTGGTGCTGTAGATGGAGTTGTTTCGTCTACTGCTACTAAGCCATCCATTGCAGTTTGTACGTTTGCTACTGCTGTGTCCACTTCGTCTTGGGTTGCGTTTTCGTCTGCCAATACTGCGTTTGCGTTATTTACAGCAGCTGTCAGTACCGCATAACTTTCGGCTGTGTATGCATTTGCATCTTTTCCAATTGCTTCCGCCACTACATCTTCCAAGATTGATTTATCTGCTTTAAATCTCAGATTCAGCATTGCGTTTAACAAGTTGTTTTCCGCTTCATCAATTTCTGCCTGCATTGCATCGCCATTATTGTAAACCGTTTTAGCTGCGTCCAATGCTGTGGTGAATTCTGCTTTTCCAGCTTCTACATAGCGGTCCAAATCTGCGTTGATTTCATCCGCTGCTTGAATCACCAGTAATAAACTATCTTTATCTCCGGCTACAAAACCTAATTTATGGATTTCGTTGAGCAATGTAGTCCATGCGCTGTAAATGTCTTCTTCGGTAGAAGCTGCATTTGCGACAACTTCTTTGGCGTTTTCCAATGCTGCTTTGAAGGATTCCTGTACGGATGGGATTACATTGTTGAATTCTGGGTCAGCTAATTCTTTTTCCGCATATGCAATTACTTTGTTGATAATGCCTCTGTCAGCCATAGCAACATAACCATCTGCCATAGATACGGTCAGTTTACCATCAGTGATAGCGAAGTTATATCCACCAGCTTCCAGGTCAAATCTTGCTGTCATCAAACCGTTATGTTCTTCCATACCTTTGTAAGTAACGCCGTCAATATTTTCAAATTCTGCTACAGCGTCTTCGGATACTGGTAGATATAAGGTTGCGGTTGTATTGGCCGGAACAACTGCTTCGTAAGTGGATAAATTGCCCTCGTCAGAGGTCCAGTTGGATTCGATTTCTCCATAAGCAGAATCGTAAGAACCATTTACATAATTGATACGTTCTTCGCTGTTATACTGTGTACCAGTATCCATTGTTGGTTGTAAAACAATTGATTTATAACCAGGATTGGATTCATCTGCGGAGATACCAGCCATGTATTTGTACAGCCATTCACTTACAATACCATAAGAATAGTGGTTGAACGAGTTCATTCCAGAAGAACCAAAGCTGTATTCAGCGGAATATCCATCCCATTGCTCCCACATGGAGGTGGAACCTAATTTAACCTGGTTCAGCCAAGATGGATATTGGTCTTGTAATAACAGGTCATAAGCGGATTCCGCACCGCCTACTTCCGTGATAGCGGACAATACTACGTTTAATCCAAGGAATCCAATAGAGATTGTATTTTCAGAAGAAGTTGGACGGAAAGATTGGTCTTCATTTGCGATATTTTCTTGTAATCTATCGTATAATTGTTGTTTTTGTTCTTCACTGTTGTAGATACCTGCTCTTAAAGCCCACATAATACCAGTTTGTGTATCCATGCCTGTATGAGTCCCAATAGTATCCAAGTATGTTTTGGCATATTCTCTTGCTTGTTCTTCCAAACCATTATATTTTTCTACCATTGCCTGGTTGCCTACCGCAGCAGCCATTTTGCTCATTAATTGAGAGCAGTATACTTTATAAACTGCATTCATATAGGAGTTATCCGTCTTTTCGAAGCCTACCCAGTCACCCAATGCACATTTATAGCCTTTTGCAAAATAGGCATCCATATAAGCATCCATTTGGTCATAATATTTGGTAATGTAGCTGGTATCACCAGTAGTCTGGTAGAGATTCCATGGGATAATAATCCCTGCATCGCTCCATCCAGTTTCAATTGTACCACCGAAAAAGCCTTTGCCAGGTGTTGTTGGTACAAAGGTACCATAAGCGTTGTCACTGCGTTTTGCAAAGTCGTCCATCATATCATTGTAAATGGAGAGGAAAGCTGTTACATCATAGTGATACAAAGCAGCTGGCGCAAAAATTTGAGCGTCACCTGTCCAGCCAAGGCGTTCCGCACGGTTTGGGCAGTCAGTTGGCAATGTAATGTAGTTTGCTTTTTGGCTCCATTTTGTATTTTCAAACAGTTTGTTCACATCTGCATTGGAGGTTTCGATAAATCCGCGTTCTTCCCCTACAGAGGTAATATCTTCCGCATACAAGTCATATAGAGTAATGTCTTCTGTTGCGGTGATTTCAACATACTGGTAACCATGCCATGTGAAATTTGGCGTAAAGGTTTCCTGTCCTTCACCATCCAGATAGTAACGGTCGGCAAATGGTTTATCGTTTAAGGTTTCCCTAAATTGTCCGCCATCTGTCAAACCGGCCCAGTACAAAGTGCCTTTTGGACCGCAGCTTCCGCCTTGTTTATCAGTTGGGTTTAAGTTACCATCGTTTAACATTTCAGCTTGACGTACGTCAACCTGGGTTCCAGCAGGACCAGAAACAGTGATAGTGTTATAACCGGCAATATTTTGTCCAATATTCAAAATCAGAGTTTCGCCCTTTTTAATTTCGATTGGCTGGTTTACATCTACTGCAATTGGAACTACTTCTCCAGTAGCATATTCAGATGTACCGCCATTTTCTTTGGATTCAATTACTTCACTATATTTAAAGGAGTCTTTTGCGATTGGATGAATTTTGTTGTCTTCTACATATGCAATTGCGCCGCTGTTTGCTTCCAGACGGCCAACTTTGCCTGTGAATTGTGCAACGCCATCCCAGGAAGAATCGTCAAATCCAACGGTGTTCCAGCCTTCCACAGAAGCTTCTTTTCTAGCATCATATTCAACGCCATTGAAGAAGTCGTTATCAATCAATGGGCCATTATCAAAGGATTTCCAATCTTGTGTGTTGGAATCAATAATTTGTTTGGTTCCATCTTCATATGTAATAATCATTTTTGCCAAGAATGACAATTTATCGCCAATCTGTTTTTCAAATTCACACCAGCTTTGGATACCGCCAGCAAACCAGCCACGTCCCAGCTGTACGCCCAAGGCAATATCTTCTTGATCTTGTACATAGGAAGTAACATCATATCCCTGATAGTAAATATAGGAGTTGTAATCTGTCCAACCTGGAGCCAGAGTATCATCAATTGGATTTCCCTCTGCATCCTGCATCATTACCTGTTGCCCATTGATATAAGCATCATATACCCCTAAAGAGGTAATGTATAAACTAGCATTCGATACTTTTTTGCTGGAATCCAATTTTTGTTCTGTGCGGAAATATGGGGAACGTTGATTTTGGTTTTCCGCATAAATCCATTGGGTATCACCCCAGTCGCAACCTGTCTGGAAATGAGCTGTAGCTGTTTCTTCTTGACCTAAGCTGTCTATGACAGTTACAGTCCAAAAATATTTGGTTTCCAAATCCAGCGGATCCCCTGCATATGGAATGGCAGAAGATAAGGAACTGTTTATAACTCCACTATCCCAAACAACCTCACCATCTTCGGAGCCTTTATGTAATTGGATCTGATAGGATACCTGTTCTTGCCCAACTAAATTGGA
This is a stretch of genomic DNA from Clostridium facile. It encodes these proteins:
- a CDS encoding family 78 glycoside hydrolase catalytic domain, with translation MRHTKMLKIFTSVVAAGVAISVMVAPMSSAVDQIINGTTIVNGVETKIYDLQTNFQDNPIGIEQDNIRFSWKMDSNLVGQEQVSYQIQLHKGSEDGEVVWDSGVINSSLSSAIPYAGDPLDLETKYFWTVTVIDSLGQEETATAHFQTGCDWGDTQWIYAENQNQRSPYFRTEQKLDSSKKVSNASLYITSLGVYDAYINGQQVMMQDAEGNPIDDTLAPGWTDYNSYIYYQGYDVTSYVQDQEDIALGVQLGRGWFAGGIQSWCEFEKQIGDKLSFLAKMIITYEDGTKQIIDSNTQDWKSFDNGPLIDNDFFNGVEYDARKEASVEGWNTVGFDDSSWDGVAQFTGKVGRLEANSGAIAYVEDNKIHPIAKDSFKYSEVIESKENGGTSEYATGEVVPIAVDVNQPIEIKKGETLILNIGQNIAGYNTITVSGPAGTQVDVRQAEMLNDGNLNPTDKQGGSCGPKGTLYWAGLTDGGQFRETLNDKPFADRYYLDGEGQETFTPNFTWHGYQYVEITATEDITLYDLYAEDITSVGEERGFIETSNADVNKLFENTKWSQKANYITLPTDCPNRAERLGWTGDAQIFAPAALYHYDVTAFLSIYNDMMDDFAKRSDNAYGTFVPTTPGKGFFGGTIETGWSDAGIIIPWNLYQTTGDTSYITKYYDQMDAYMDAYFAKGYKCALGDWVGFEKTDNSYMNAVYKVYCSQLMSKMAAAVGNQAMVEKYNGLEEQAREYAKTYLDTIGTHTGMDTQTGIMWALRAGIYNSEEQKQQLYDRLQENIANEDQSFRPTSSENTISIGFLGLNVVLSAITEVGGAESAYDLLLQDQYPSWLNQVKLGSTSMWEQWDGYSAEYSFGSSGMNSFNHYSYGIVSEWLYKYMAGISADESNPGYKSIVLQPTMDTGTQYNSEERINYVNGSYDSAYGEIESNWTSDEGNLSTYEAVVPANTTATLYLPVSEDAVAEFENIDGVTYKGMEEHNGLMTARFDLEAGGYNFAITDGKLTVSMADGYVAMADRGIINKVIAYAEKELADPEFNNVIPSVQESFKAALENAKEVVANAASTEEDIYSAWTTLLNEIHKLGFVAGDKDSLLLVIQAADEINADLDRYVEAGKAEFTTALDAAKTVYNNGDAMQAEIDEAENNLLNAMLNLRFKADKSILEDVVAEAIGKDANAYTAESYAVLTAAVNNANAVLADENATQDEVDTAVANVQTAMDGLVAVDETTPSTAPNTDPDHPVEQGTQTGQESTTTKATAAKTGDFAPIAGIAVLAAAGVALAISRKKK